From the Pedobacter cryoconitis genome, one window contains:
- a CDS encoding MATE family efflux transporter, which yields MFSSFYAKYKPYYSDNLRLAMPIVVSQLGQTLVHLVDSVIVGHFAGTVQLAAVSLVNSLFMIILVLGMGISYGLTPLIAQENGRKNYKECGRLLSNSLLINIMIGIFLYLLTHFGTLLIIDNLGQSPEVVAYAKPYLGYLSFSIIPLMIFNTFKQFAEGLGFTKQAMFISIWGNIINVILGIILVKGMFGIAPMGVKGVGISTLVDRILMATVMCIYVFNSKNFKIYLQNFKLTLIDKIRSIKILKIGAPVALQYSFEISAFSGAAILIGTIGAVEQAAHQVAINLASVTYMLASGIASAATIKTGNNLGKSNFLDLRRSAIASYHVVAVFMSITAVAFVCANHILPYIYTEDTAVIHIAAQLLIIAGFFQLFDGTQVVGLGVLRGLGDVNIPTVITFVAYWIIGIPLGYFLGITLKMGVNGIWYGLTFGLLTASVMLFFRFQKRTRMLIPVTA from the coding sequence ATGTTCAGTTCCTTTTACGCAAAATACAAGCCTTATTATTCAGATAACCTTAGATTAGCTATGCCTATTGTGGTTTCTCAGTTGGGTCAAACCCTTGTGCACCTTGTCGATAGTGTGATTGTTGGTCATTTTGCAGGAACGGTCCAATTAGCAGCAGTTTCGCTGGTGAATAGTTTGTTTATGATCATCCTCGTGTTGGGAATGGGTATTTCCTATGGATTAACTCCCCTTATCGCACAGGAAAACGGGCGTAAGAATTATAAAGAATGCGGAAGATTATTATCAAATAGCTTATTAATTAATATCATGATAGGTATCTTCCTGTATCTTTTGACACACTTTGGAACCTTATTGATCATTGATAACCTCGGACAATCCCCGGAAGTTGTTGCCTATGCAAAACCTTACCTTGGATACCTTAGTTTTTCTATCATTCCATTGATGATTTTTAATACTTTCAAGCAATTTGCAGAAGGACTGGGTTTTACCAAACAGGCTATGTTTATCTCTATCTGGGGAAATATTATCAATGTTATCCTTGGGATAATCCTGGTTAAAGGAATGTTCGGCATTGCGCCTATGGGCGTTAAAGGTGTAGGGATCTCTACCCTGGTCGACAGGATCTTAATGGCTACTGTGATGTGCATTTATGTCTTTAACTCTAAGAACTTCAAAATATACCTGCAAAACTTTAAACTGACGCTGATTGATAAAATAAGAAGTATTAAAATCTTAAAAATCGGTGCACCCGTTGCTTTGCAATACTCTTTTGAGATTAGTGCATTCAGTGGTGCTGCGATCCTGATTGGTACCATTGGCGCTGTAGAACAGGCAGCTCATCAGGTGGCCATTAACCTGGCTTCTGTAACTTATATGCTGGCCAGCGGAATTGCCTCAGCAGCCACCATTAAAACAGGTAACAACCTGGGTAAAAGCAACTTCCTTGACCTCAGAAGATCAGCCATAGCAAGTTACCATGTCGTTGCTGTCTTTATGAGCATTACCGCTGTAGCTTTTGTTTGTGCGAACCATATTTTACCTTATATCTATACGGAAGATACCGCTGTAATTCATATCGCAGCTCAACTATTGATTATTGCTGGTTTCTTCCAGTTATTTGATGGGACACAAGTAGTTGGACTCGGAGTTCTAAGAGGTCTGGGGGATGTAAATATCCCAACGGTCATCACTTTTGTTGCTTACTGGATTATTGGTATCCCATTAGGTTATTTTTTAGGTATTACTTTAAAAATGGGCGTAAACGGAATCTGGTACGGTCTGACTTTTGGACTGCTTACCGCTTCTGTCATGCTGTTTTTCAGATTCCAGAAAAGGACAAGAATGCTGATCCCTGTTACTGCATAA
- a CDS encoding cation diffusion facilitator family transporter, which yields MANQKASIYSALAANLLIAITKFIAGAFSNSASMISEGIHSLVDTVNQLLLLFGLKRSKKPADALRPFGYGKELYFYSFIVSILIFGLGGGISIYQGIIHISNPEPLGDPTWNYVVLALCVVFEGTSLVIAAKAFNKVRGQETWWNAIVKSKDPSSFLILFEDGAAVLGLFTVMICMVLNHWLNLPKLDGVASLLVGLLLVGVSLILARESRSLLMGEGISAMSRQKIVEITERVPGISKVLTVVSTYQSPDEVLLMLIATFKEDLNTHQINEAIDIIQAAIRKEFPLIRYIIIQPEEFTRQFKF from the coding sequence ATGGCTAATCAAAAAGCATCCATTTATAGTGCGCTGGCAGCGAACCTGCTCATTGCCATTACCAAATTTATAGCAGGCGCATTCAGCAATAGTGCCTCTATGATTTCAGAAGGAATTCATTCCCTCGTTGATACCGTTAACCAGCTTTTACTGCTTTTCGGATTAAAAAGAAGTAAAAAACCGGCAGATGCACTGCGCCCTTTCGGTTATGGAAAAGAGCTCTATTTCTATTCATTTATTGTTTCTATCCTGATTTTCGGTTTAGGTGGAGGAATCTCTATTTATCAGGGTATTATCCATATCTCAAATCCCGAACCGCTTGGAGATCCAACCTGGAATTACGTAGTACTGGCTTTATGTGTTGTTTTTGAAGGTACATCTTTAGTGATTGCCGCTAAAGCTTTCAACAAAGTGAGAGGTCAGGAAACCTGGTGGAATGCGATTGTAAAAAGTAAAGATCCTTCCAGCTTCTTAATACTTTTTGAAGACGGTGCTGCTGTTTTGGGATTATTCACCGTCATGATTTGTATGGTACTCAACCACTGGCTTAATTTACCAAAACTGGATGGCGTAGCCTCTTTACTGGTCGGGCTGCTATTGGTTGGAGTTTCCTTAATACTGGCCAGAGAAAGTCGTAGCTTATTAATGGGCGAAGGGATCTCTGCGATGTCCAGGCAGAAAATCGTGGAAATCACTGAAAGAGTTCCGGGAATTTCCAAAGTTCTAACCGTTGTGTCTACTTATCAATCACCGGATGAAGTGTTATTAATGCTGATCGCAACTTTCAAAGAAGATTTGAATACCCATCAGATCAATGAAGCTATTGACATTATCCAGGCTGCGATCAGAAAAGAATTCCCGCTCATCCGTTATATTATTATCCAACCAGAAGAATTTACCAGGCAATTTAAATTTTAA
- a CDS encoding metallophosphoesterase, which translates to MKRKISPLPFILFAIFIFLLNWYVLSGLLIISTSALTTPVFCLFIIVAIGSLFLAIRRMNAHGMDMFFKVSSHLLLTLFAAEVVVSVFLLIGDVPRIFTGAGRNLYWVELSFLMFLLTIVLFIYGMIFGKYNYKVINHVLYFDDLPDKFDGFKLAQISDVHAGSFNNPAAVQRGISLINAQKADLFVFTGDLVNNKAEEIKPWISYFSQIKAPYGQFSILGNHDYGDYIKWENELEKAKNLQQLKAYHQDLGFKLLLDTHVEIKKDDQHIILAGVENWGLGFGERGDLPKALAGTNNSEFKILLSHDPSHWEEQVKVFGNKVQLTLAGHTHGMQFGLEAFGIKWSPVKYRYAHWAGIKSENGRVLNINRGFGFLGFSGRIGIWPEITVIELKKTV; encoded by the coding sequence ATGAAAAGAAAAATCAGTCCCCTCCCCTTTATACTTTTTGCCATTTTTATCTTTCTGTTAAACTGGTACGTACTTTCGGGGTTATTAATTATAAGCACATCGGCTTTGACTACACCAGTCTTCTGCCTGTTTATCATAGTCGCTATTGGTTCCCTCTTTCTCGCAATCAGAAGAATGAATGCACATGGCATGGACATGTTTTTCAAGGTATCCAGCCACTTGCTGCTTACGCTTTTTGCTGCCGAAGTAGTGGTCTCAGTTTTCCTGCTTATCGGTGATGTACCGCGGATTTTTACAGGCGCAGGAAGAAATCTTTACTGGGTAGAACTATCCTTTCTGATGTTCCTGCTAACTATTGTACTTTTTATTTACGGAATGATCTTTGGCAAATACAATTACAAAGTCATCAATCATGTACTTTATTTCGATGACCTGCCAGATAAATTTGACGGTTTCAAACTCGCACAAATCTCTGACGTCCACGCTGGAAGTTTCAATAATCCAGCTGCTGTACAGCGCGGAATCAGCCTGATCAATGCACAAAAAGCTGATCTGTTTGTTTTCACAGGAGATCTGGTCAACAATAAAGCAGAAGAAATAAAGCCCTGGATCAGCTATTTTTCACAGATCAAAGCACCATATGGTCAATTCTCTATTTTAGGAAATCACGATTATGGTGATTATATCAAATGGGAAAATGAGCTTGAAAAAGCTAAAAACCTGCAACAATTAAAAGCCTATCACCAGGATCTGGGCTTTAAATTACTACTGGATACGCATGTTGAAATTAAAAAAGACGATCAGCATATTATCCTCGCAGGAGTAGAAAACTGGGGACTTGGCTTTGGCGAAAGAGGCGATTTGCCAAAAGCACTTGCCGGCACAAATAACAGCGAATTTAAAATCTTATTGTCCCATGATCCAAGTCACTGGGAAGAACAGGTTAAGGTTTTTGGTAATAAAGTACAATTAACACTTGCTGGTCATACCCATGGAATGCAGTTCGGCTTGGAAGCATTTGGTATTAAATGGAGCCCTGTTAAATATCGCTATGCACATTGGGCAGGTATCAAATCAGAAAACGGCAGAGTATTGAATATTAACCGCGGTTTTGGTTTCCTTGGTTTTTCAGGGAGGATTGGCATCTGGCCGGAAATCACAGTGATCGAACTAAAGAAAACCGTTTAA